In Phenylobacterium koreense, one DNA window encodes the following:
- a CDS encoding GNAT family N-acetyltransferase, whose product MSHPLDRPAWSALTGRQSVFAVAQGAARRFSPEYGLFAAAPDDEAESLADLAALVAAHGDVGLVEVEPPPPIPGLAVRSTALCWQMVAPEPNAVGEPAFAFEELTDADAPQMLALATLTAPGPFFSHTHKLGRFVGVKQDGQLIAMAGERMRLPGHTEVSGVCTHPDYRGRGYAAGLMLHVAARIRERGEIPFLHSYAHNTGANALYQALGFDCRREVVLTILTRS is encoded by the coding sequence ATGTCCCATCCCCTTGATCGCCCCGCCTGGTCCGCTCTCACTGGCCGGCAGTCGGTTTTCGCCGTCGCGCAGGGGGCTGCAAGGCGGTTCTCGCCTGAATACGGGCTGTTCGCCGCGGCTCCGGACGATGAGGCCGAGAGCCTGGCCGACCTGGCCGCGCTGGTGGCCGCTCATGGCGATGTCGGCCTGGTCGAGGTCGAACCTCCGCCGCCCATTCCCGGCCTGGCGGTCCGCAGCACCGCCCTCTGCTGGCAGATGGTGGCGCCCGAACCGAACGCGGTCGGCGAGCCGGCCTTCGCCTTTGAGGAACTGACCGACGCCGACGCGCCGCAGATGCTCGCCCTGGCGACCTTGACCGCCCCGGGTCCGTTCTTTTCGCACACCCACAAGCTCGGTCGGTTCGTGGGCGTGAAGCAGGACGGCCAGCTCATCGCCATGGCCGGCGAGCGGATGCGTTTGCCGGGGCATACCGAGGTCAGCGGGGTCTGCACCCATCCCGACTATCGTGGACGGGGCTACGCCGCCGGCCTGATGCTGCATGTCGCCGCCCGGATCCGGGAGCGGGGCGAGATTCCGTTCCTGCACTCCTACGCCCACAACACCGGCGCCAATGCGCTCTATCAGGCGCTGGGTTTCGATTGCCGCCGCGAAGTGGTGCTGACCATCCTGACGCGCAGCTAG
- a CDS encoding EamA family transporter: MLNRTAATASLAILAAQISINIGAALGKGLFARIGPEGVAALRTSIAALLLLSFAKPWTFRVTRVQAPWLLAYGLTLGSMNLLIYWAFERIPIGIAVAIEICGPLAVVLATSRSARDFLWLALAVAGLALLVPWPGAGAALDPIGICFAVAAAACWALYILFGKRASQVESRTAVALGMTAACLITLPFGVTAAGRELLTGHVLMLGAVVAVLSSALPYLMEMKALERLSSRVFGVVTSSAPAIAAVVGFLILGERLTAAQWLAVVLMVTASAGCSLTSKPAVERAREDVVT, encoded by the coding sequence ATGCTCAACCGAACCGCCGCGACGGCCAGCCTCGCCATCCTGGCGGCGCAGATCTCGATCAACATCGGCGCAGCGCTCGGCAAGGGCCTGTTTGCGCGCATAGGGCCGGAAGGCGTGGCCGCGCTTCGGACCAGCATCGCCGCCCTGCTGCTGCTCAGCTTCGCCAAGCCCTGGACCTTCAGGGTCACGCGTGTCCAGGCGCCGTGGCTGCTCGCCTACGGACTGACCCTGGGCAGCATGAACCTCCTGATCTACTGGGCGTTCGAGCGCATCCCGATCGGCATTGCGGTGGCGATCGAGATCTGCGGCCCGCTGGCCGTCGTCCTGGCCACCTCCCGCTCGGCCAGGGATTTCCTGTGGCTGGCGCTGGCCGTCGCAGGCCTGGCCCTGCTCGTTCCCTGGCCCGGCGCCGGCGCGGCGCTCGATCCTATCGGCATCTGCTTCGCCGTCGCCGCGGCGGCTTGCTGGGCGCTCTACATCCTGTTCGGCAAGCGCGCCTCGCAGGTCGAGAGCAGGACGGCGGTCGCCCTGGGCATGACCGCGGCCTGCCTGATCACCCTGCCCTTCGGCGTGACGGCCGCGGGCCGGGAGCTGCTGACCGGGCATGTCCTGATGCTGGGCGCCGTGGTCGCGGTGCTGTCGAGCGCCCTGCCCTACCTCATGGAGATGAAGGCCCTCGAGCGATTGAGCAGCCGGGTGTTCGGCGTCGTCACCAGCAGCGCGCCGGCGATCGCGGCGGTGGTCGGCTTCCTGATCCTCGGCGAGCGGCTGACCGCCGCCCAATGGCTGGCTGTCGTGCTGATGGTGACGGCCAGCGCCGGATGCTCGCTCACCTCGAAGCCGGCGGTCGAGCGAGCGCGGGAGGACGTGGTCACGTGA
- the ppdK gene encoding pyruvate, phosphate dikinase: MSTDTLTKSRWVYSFGGGGADGDASMKNLLGGKGANLAEMSSLGLPVPPGFTITTEACTHYYSNDKQYPAELKEQVAVGLATVEKLTGKTFGDTANPLLVSVRSGARASMPGMMDTVLNLGLNDATVEGLAKLSGDRRFAFDSYRRFIQMYSNVVLDLDHHMFEEILDEHKERLDVTVDTALTAEDWEKVVADYKAAVQQELGQAFPQDPHAQLWGAVGAVFASWMNDRAKFYRRMHDIPESWGTAVNVQSMVFGNMGDSSATGVAFTRNPSTGEARLYGEFLINAQGEDVVAGIRTPQALTKIAREEMGEKAPSMEEALPEVFTQFKAVVDKLEKHYRDMQDIEFTVEQGRLYMLQTRNGKRTAKAALKVAVDLASEGLITKEEAVMRVEPASLDQLLHPTIDPASPRDVITTGLPASPGAATGKIVFSSDEAERLGSSGEAVILVRDETSPEDIHGMHAARGIVTARGGMTSHAAVVARGMGRPCVSGAGELQIDGKAGELRVRGRTFKAGEIITIDGSKGEILAGTVKMIEPELTGDFATLMEWADKTRRLKVRANAETPLDARTARQFGAEGIGLCRTEHMFFDEDRIAAVREMILADDEAGRRAALAKILPMQRNDFVELFTIMEGLPVTIRLLDPPLHEFLPHTEADLQAVAEATGLDAAKLMRRAKELHETNPMLGHRGCRLGVSYPEIYEMQVRAIFEAACEIAESGKTAPIPEIMHPLVAKGEEMRFLRQLTDKTAQAVLKERGRTIDYQVGTMVELPRAAIRAGDLAENAEFFSFGTNDLTQTTFGISRDDSGRFLGAYLEKGIFEKDPFVSLDQDGVGDLIRIAAERGRAVRPNVKLGICGEHGGDPASIEFCERVGLDYVSCSPFRVPIARLAAAQAAVGGMEKDR, from the coding sequence ATGTCGACCGATACGCTGACCAAGTCGCGCTGGGTCTATTCCTTCGGCGGTGGCGGAGCTGATGGCGACGCATCGATGAAGAACCTGCTGGGTGGCAAGGGCGCCAACCTGGCCGAGATGTCGTCCCTGGGCCTGCCGGTCCCGCCGGGCTTCACCATCACGACCGAGGCCTGCACCCATTACTATTCCAACGACAAGCAGTACCCGGCCGAGCTGAAGGAACAGGTCGCCGTCGGGCTCGCCACGGTCGAGAAGCTCACCGGCAAGACCTTCGGCGACACCGCCAACCCGCTGCTGGTCTCGGTGCGCTCGGGCGCCCGCGCCTCGATGCCGGGAATGATGGATACCGTCCTCAACCTCGGCCTCAACGACGCCACGGTCGAAGGCCTCGCCAAGCTCTCCGGCGACCGTCGCTTCGCCTTCGACAGCTACCGTCGCTTCATCCAGATGTACTCGAATGTGGTGCTCGACCTCGACCATCACATGTTCGAGGAAATCCTCGACGAGCATAAGGAGCGCCTGGACGTCACGGTTGACACCGCGCTCACCGCCGAGGACTGGGAAAAGGTCGTCGCCGACTACAAGGCCGCCGTCCAGCAGGAGCTGGGCCAGGCCTTCCCGCAGGACCCGCACGCCCAGCTCTGGGGCGCCGTCGGCGCCGTGTTCGCGAGCTGGATGAACGACAGGGCCAAGTTCTACCGCCGCATGCACGACATCCCGGAAAGCTGGGGCACTGCGGTGAACGTCCAGTCCATGGTGTTCGGCAACATGGGTGACTCGTCGGCCACCGGCGTGGCCTTCACCCGCAACCCGTCCACCGGCGAAGCCCGCCTCTATGGCGAGTTCCTGATCAACGCCCAGGGCGAGGACGTCGTCGCCGGCATCCGCACCCCGCAGGCCCTGACCAAGATCGCTCGTGAGGAAATGGGCGAGAAGGCCCCTTCCATGGAAGAGGCGCTGCCGGAGGTCTTCACCCAGTTCAAGGCCGTCGTCGATAAGCTCGAGAAGCACTATCGCGACATGCAGGACATCGAGTTCACGGTCGAGCAGGGCCGGCTCTACATGCTCCAGACCCGCAACGGGAAGCGCACCGCCAAGGCCGCGCTGAAGGTTGCGGTGGATCTCGCCAGCGAAGGCCTGATCACCAAGGAAGAAGCGGTGATGCGGGTCGAACCGGCCAGCCTCGACCAGCTCCTGCACCCGACCATCGACCCGGCCAGCCCCCGCGATGTCATCACCACTGGCCTCCCGGCTTCTCCCGGCGCGGCCACCGGCAAGATCGTCTTCTCCTCCGACGAGGCCGAGCGCCTCGGTTCGTCGGGCGAGGCCGTGATCCTGGTGCGCGACGAAACCAGCCCTGAGGACATCCACGGCATGCACGCGGCTCGCGGCATCGTCACCGCCCGCGGCGGCATGACCAGCCACGCCGCCGTGGTCGCCCGCGGCATGGGCCGTCCCTGCGTCTCCGGCGCCGGCGAGCTGCAGATCGACGGCAAGGCCGGCGAACTCCGCGTCCGCGGCCGCACCTTCAAGGCCGGCGAGATCATCACCATCGACGGTTCCAAGGGCGAAATCCTCGCCGGCACGGTCAAGATGATCGAGCCGGAGCTGACCGGCGACTTCGCGACCCTGATGGAATGGGCCGACAAAACCCGTCGCCTGAAGGTCCGCGCCAACGCCGAAACCCCGCTCGACGCGCGCACCGCCCGTCAGTTCGGCGCCGAAGGCATCGGCCTTTGCCGTACCGAGCACATGTTCTTCGACGAGGACCGCATCGCCGCCGTGCGCGAGATGATCCTCGCCGACGACGAGGCGGGCCGCCGCGCGGCTCTGGCCAAGATCCTTCCGATGCAGCGCAACGACTTCGTCGAGCTGTTCACGATCATGGAAGGCCTGCCGGTCACCATCCGCCTGCTCGACCCGCCGCTGCACGAGTTCCTGCCCCATACCGAGGCGGACCTCCAGGCCGTGGCCGAGGCCACCGGCCTCGACGCCGCCAAGCTGATGCGCCGGGCCAAGGAACTGCACGAGACCAACCCCATGCTCGGCCATCGCGGCTGCCGCCTGGGCGTCTCCTACCCCGAAATCTACGAGATGCAGGTCCGGGCCATCTTCGAGGCGGCCTGCGAGATCGCCGAAAGCGGCAAGACCGCGCCGATCCCGGAGATCATGCACCCGCTCGTCGCCAAGGGCGAAGAGATGCGGTTCCTGCGCCAGCTCACCGACAAGACCGCCCAGGCGGTCCTGAAGGAACGCGGCCGCACCATCGACTACCAGGTCGGCACCATGGTCGAGCTGCCGCGCGCCGCCATCCGGGCAGGTGACCTGGCCGAGAACGCCGAGTTCTTCTCCTTCGGCACCAACGACCTGACGCAGACGACCTTCGGCATCAGCCGTGACGACTCTGGCCGGTTCCTGGGCGCCTATCTGGAAAAGGGCATCTTCGAAAAGGACCCCTTCGTCAGCCTCGACCAGGACGGCGTGGGCGACCTGATCCGCATCGCCGCCGAGCGCGGCCGTGCGGTGCGTCCGAACGTCAAGCTCGGCATCTGCGGCGAGCACGGCGGTGACCCGGCCTCGATCGAGTTCTGCGAACGCGTCGGCCTCGACTATGTGAGCTGCTCGCCCTTCCGCGTCCCGATCGCCCGCCTCGCCGCCGCCCAGGCGGCCGTCGGCGGGATGGAAAAGGACCGCTAG